GTACCAGGAGACGTTGGACAAGGCCAGGGCTCTCATTAGTGCCCTCAATCTGCCGGCAGAAGGCCAGGAATAGCCATGGTAATTGTTATTGATAACTACGATTCGTTCGTCTATAACCTTGCCCAGTACCTCGGTGAGCTGGGCTGGAGACCGGTGGTCCATCGCAACGACGAGGTCACCCTGGCCGAGATAGAACGCGCTCGCCCATCCCACATAGTCATCTCTCCGGGGCCGTGCACCCCGCTGGAGGCCGGTATATCCAATGACGTTGTGCGCCACTTCGGGGGGAGGATTCCCATTCTTGGTGTCTGCCTGGGACACCAGTGTATCGGGTACGTCTACGGGGGCGAGATTGTCCGTGCTCACATCCCCACCCACGGCAAGAGCACCCTCGTTTATCACGACGGGCGTACGGTATACCAGAGCCTGCCGAACCCGTTTGAGGCTGGCCGCTACCATTCTCTAGTGGTGAGAGGCGATATTATTCCTGACGTGCTGAAGACCACTGCCACTACCAGTGAAGGTATTGTTATGGGAGTCCGGCACCGGGACTATGTCGTTGAGGGCGTGCAGTTCCACCCCGAGTCCATCATGACCGATGTAGGTCACGCGGTACTGAGGAACTTCCTGAGCTACCGGCAGC
The DNA window shown above is from Dehalococcoidales bacterium and carries:
- a CDS encoding aminodeoxychorismate/anthranilate synthase component II — its product is MVIVIDNYDSFVYNLAQYLGELGWRPVVHRNDEVTLAEIERARPSHIVISPGPCTPLEAGISNDVVRHFGGRIPILGVCLGHQCIGYVYGGEIVRAHIPTHGKSTLVYHDGRTVYQSLPNPFEAGRYHSLVVRGDIIPDVLKTTATTSEGIVMGVRHRDYVVEGVQFHPESIMTDVGHAVLRNFLSYRQPMWPEEPGRD